From a region of the Bacillus oleivorans genome:
- a CDS encoding serine hydrolase, whose amino-acid sequence MKQIQSISLSILLLLSTFFSTAFIVNANNTTADSSMEVPDKKPQAPTKAHPKFSWSHPGPLSPVLHPGSARGAGMMEGPLEEIDSIMETMITDGVMPGAVTFVARRGHIVQHEAYGYAYKYEDAEFAEAEDPIPMNKNTIFDLASISKIFTTTAAMILYEDGYFELDDQVAEHIPEFAVNGKEKVTIEQLMTHTSGFAPSAPVADVEGTREDRLQYVLQYPLRNEPGTTYTYSDLNMITLGVLVERLSGKRLDEFVKEEITEPLGMKDTMYNPPEDLKYRIAATEDQPWTGRGIVWGEVHDEKAWALDGVAGHAGVFSTAEDLAKLAHMYLNDGRYGNKQILQSETIELLVENQIPEFPGDDHGLGWELNQIWYMDALTESYTLGHTGYTGTSIAVSQNNDTIAILLTNRVHPTRNTVSTNPARRAFAQQVADAIPVSIPNKNGAWFSGYGGNVNKTLTAEVNLVGDATLSFDTWYRTEDGYDIGYVEVSSDGETWATLNDNHTGSSVDWITKELSIPAGTTHIRFRYATDTYYNGRGWYVTNAKLVTSSGKSLPLELNSEEWVWRNY is encoded by the coding sequence TTGAAACAAATCCAGTCTATTTCTCTATCTATCTTACTACTTTTATCAACATTTTTTAGTACTGCATTCATAGTCAATGCGAACAATACTACAGCTGATTCATCCATGGAAGTGCCAGATAAAAAACCGCAAGCGCCAACAAAGGCTCATCCGAAGTTTTCATGGAGTCATCCAGGTCCGCTTTCACCTGTTCTGCATCCAGGATCGGCTAGGGGTGCTGGAATGATGGAAGGGCCGCTTGAGGAAATTGATTCGATCATGGAAACGATGATTACTGATGGTGTCATGCCAGGGGCTGTGACCTTTGTTGCTCGACGAGGACATATTGTTCAGCATGAGGCATATGGATATGCCTACAAATATGAAGATGCTGAATTTGCAGAAGCAGAAGATCCAATTCCAATGAATAAAAATACGATTTTCGATTTGGCATCCATCAGTAAAATTTTCACAACGACGGCTGCGATGATTTTATATGAAGATGGATATTTTGAACTCGACGATCAGGTTGCTGAACATATTCCGGAATTTGCAGTGAACGGAAAAGAGAAAGTTACCATTGAGCAGCTGATGACACATACATCAGGCTTCGCACCTAGCGCTCCGGTTGCCGATGTGGAAGGAACAAGAGAAGATAGATTGCAATACGTCTTGCAATATCCGCTTCGAAATGAACCCGGAACTACATACACTTACAGTGACCTCAATATGATTACACTAGGAGTCTTGGTCGAGCGTTTATCCGGCAAACGTTTAGATGAATTCGTGAAAGAAGAAATAACCGAACCTCTTGGAATGAAAGATACGATGTACAATCCTCCTGAAGATTTGAAATATCGAATTGCTGCAACAGAAGATCAGCCATGGACCGGCCGCGGAATTGTTTGGGGAGAAGTTCATGATGAAAAGGCTTGGGCTTTGGATGGAGTGGCAGGACATGCGGGTGTTTTTTCTACAGCAGAAGACCTTGCCAAACTCGCACACATGTATTTGAATGATGGAAGATACGGGAACAAGCAAATTTTACAGTCTGAAACAATAGAATTATTGGTTGAAAATCAAATCCCGGAATTCCCTGGAGATGATCACGGTTTAGGCTGGGAACTTAATCAAATATGGTATATGGATGCATTAACTGAATCATATACCTTAGGGCACACCGGTTACACAGGAACATCCATTGCAGTAAGCCAAAACAATGATACGATTGCCATTTTATTAACGAATCGAGTACATCCTACAAGAAATACTGTTTCTACCAATCCGGCAAGACGTGCATTTGCGCAACAAGTTGCCGATGCAATCCCGGTTTCCATTCCTAATAAAAACGGCGCCTGGTTTTCGGGGTACGGTGGAAATGTCAATAAAACATTAACAGCAGAGGTAAATCTTGTGGGAGACGCAACCTTATCCTTTGATACATGGTATCGTACAGAGGATGGATACGATATCGGTTATGTAGAGGTTTCTAGTGACGGAGAAACCTGGGCTACACTAAATGATAACCATACAGGATCTAGCGTAGATTGGATAACAAAGGAACTTTCCATCCCCGCGGGAACAACCCATATCCGATTCCGCTATGCAACGGATACCTATTATAATGGCAGGGGCTGGTATGTAACTAATGCCAAACTTGTTACTTCCTCTGGAAAATCACTACCTCTTGAACTAAACAGTGAGGAATGGGTTTGGAGAAATTATTAA
- the pepV gene encoding dipeptidase PepV translates to MATINWSEEILKRKNALLEDTFGLLSIESILDEAKATKDTPLGEGVKEALDYMLSLGERDGFNVKNVDNLAGHIEYGNGEEIVGVLCHVDVVPAGDGWTSPPFSPEIREGKLFARGAMDDKGPTMAAYYGLKLIKELSLPLKKRVRVIIGTDEESKWRCVKRYFETEEMPKLGFAPDADFPIIHAEKGIADFFIVQKQSANSSDGIRVLYFQSGQRLNMVPDHAVAKIESGEDTSRIQEQFEQFLLNHMLTGHYSFENSITILKVEGEAAHAMEPDKGKNAGLYLSAFLSELSLDKKAKAYFRFIKNFLFQDSRGQQLGLKYSDDITGDLTVNAGVFEYSDSGKAQIGINIRYPVTYSMEEQLKSLQALLETHGFGLEDFDDSKPHHVEKDSVLIQILKKVYEEQTGEEAKLLTIGGGTYARSLKAGVAFGPLFPGRPDVAHQKDEYIIIDDMLKAASIYAQAIFELANKD, encoded by the coding sequence ATGGCTACCATTAATTGGTCAGAAGAAATTCTGAAACGTAAAAATGCGTTGTTAGAGGACACATTCGGACTGCTTTCGATTGAGAGTATCTTAGATGAAGCTAAAGCCACTAAAGATACCCCGCTTGGCGAGGGTGTAAAAGAAGCATTAGATTATATGCTTAGCCTAGGTGAAAGAGATGGCTTTAATGTAAAAAACGTAGATAACCTAGCTGGTCATATTGAATATGGTAACGGCGAAGAAATTGTTGGCGTACTTTGTCATGTAGATGTGGTACCAGCTGGCGATGGCTGGACGAGTCCTCCCTTTTCCCCTGAAATTAGGGAAGGAAAGCTGTTTGCAAGGGGGGCTATGGATGATAAAGGTCCTACGATGGCTGCCTACTATGGTTTAAAGCTGATTAAGGAATTAAGCCTACCATTAAAGAAGAGGGTAAGGGTCATTATTGGGACAGATGAAGAAAGTAAATGGCGCTGTGTCAAGCGATACTTTGAGACGGAGGAAATGCCAAAGCTTGGCTTTGCCCCTGACGCTGACTTCCCTATCATACATGCCGAAAAAGGAATTGCCGACTTCTTTATCGTCCAAAAACAATCCGCAAACTCAAGTGATGGGATCAGGGTCCTTTATTTTCAGTCTGGACAAAGGTTAAATATGGTGCCAGATCATGCAGTTGCCAAAATAGAGTCAGGAGAGGATACCTCCAGGATTCAAGAGCAATTTGAGCAATTTCTGCTAAACCACATGCTTACAGGTCATTATTCTTTTGAAAATAGCATAACGATTTTAAAGGTAGAGGGTGAAGCGGCTCACGCAATGGAACCGGATAAAGGAAAAAATGCAGGCCTTTATTTGAGTGCTTTTCTGTCAGAGCTAAGCCTTGATAAAAAAGCTAAAGCCTACTTCCGATTTATAAAAAACTTTTTATTTCAGGATTCAAGAGGTCAACAGCTCGGGCTTAAATATTCGGATGATATTACCGGGGATCTTACTGTAAATGCAGGTGTATTCGAATATAGTGATTCAGGGAAAGCACAGATTGGAATCAATATTCGCTATCCGGTTACGTATAGTATGGAGGAGCAATTAAAATCACTGCAAGCTCTTTTGGAAACACATGGTTTTGGATTAGAAGATTTTGATGACTCTAAACCGCATCATGTTGAAAAAGACAGCGTGCTCATTCAAATCTTAAAAAAGGTCTATGAGGAGCAAACAGGTGAAGAGGCGAAGCTTTTAACTATTGGAGGGGGTACGTATGCAAGGTCCCTGAAAGCGGGTGTAGCATTCGGTCCTCTATTTCCAGGAAGACCGGACGTGGCTCACCAAAAGGATGAATATATTATCATTGACGATATGTTGAAAGCAGCATCTATTTATGCACAAGCGATTTTTGAGTTAGCTAATAAAGATTAA
- the dat gene encoding D-amino-acid transaminase, with protein sequence MEKVLWNGKIVNKDDVRISIDDRAFHFGDGVYEVVRVYDGELYLAEGHMKRLYDSARKIGIQLELAPDEILASLVELKEATDLIDGTIYVQVSRGEWPRNHAFPDKAVVPQMVGFTKEAKRPLEQMKSGVKATIIEDTRWLHCDIKSISLLGNVLAKQKAVEAGCFESIQHRNGVVTEGSSTNVFIVKGGTVYTHPADHLILNGITRQRIIELGRQEGLDIQEVAFTTDELLQADEVFVAGTTVEVMPVIQVDDKKYSDQPGPITLKLQSLLFEDIAKLASIKS encoded by the coding sequence ATGGAAAAAGTATTGTGGAATGGAAAAATTGTAAATAAAGACGATGTTCGAATCAGTATAGATGATCGTGCATTTCATTTTGGTGACGGTGTATACGAAGTAGTTCGGGTTTACGATGGTGAACTATACTTAGCGGAAGGCCATATGAAACGACTTTATGACAGTGCCCGAAAAATCGGGATCCAGCTTGAATTAGCTCCAGATGAAATTCTGGCGAGTCTTGTTGAATTAAAAGAGGCAACAGATCTGATCGATGGTACGATTTATGTCCAGGTTTCCAGAGGTGAGTGGCCTCGGAACCACGCCTTTCCTGATAAGGCTGTTGTTCCCCAAATGGTTGGATTTACGAAAGAAGCGAAGAGACCGCTTGAGCAAATGAAGTCAGGGGTAAAAGCGACTATTATTGAGGATACTCGCTGGCTCCACTGTGACATCAAGAGCATTAGTTTGCTTGGAAATGTGCTAGCTAAACAAAAAGCGGTAGAGGCTGGATGCTTTGAATCAATCCAGCACCGTAATGGTGTTGTAACAGAGGGAAGCTCGACTAATGTGTTCATCGTAAAAGGCGGCACTGTATACACTCACCCCGCCGATCATCTTATTTTAAACGGAATTACACGGCAGCGAATTATTGAATTAGGCCGTCAAGAAGGTTTAGATATACAGGAAGTGGCATTTACAACGGATGAGCTATTACAGGCAGACGAGGTGTTTGTTGCAGGAACTACTGTAGAAGTTATGCCAGTGATTCAAGTGGATGATAAGAAATACTCCGATCAGCCTGGTCCGATTACTTTGAAGCTGCAAAGCTTATTATTTGAAGATATTGCCAAGCTTGCAAGCATTAAAAGCTAA
- the cysK gene encoding cysteine synthase A — protein MKFVENVADLIGDTPLVKLNKINPPNGALVYVKLEYFNPSRSVKDRAAFEMIKQAEQSGLLKPGATIIEPTSGNTGIGLAMNAAARGYSAILVMPDSATKERINLLKAYGAKVVLTPADERMPGAIKKAEELAKEIPNSYIPMQFENDANPEAHRHSTALEIVEAMKQLGKPLSAFVATSGTGGTITGTGEVLKEHFPELKVHVVEPAGSPVLSGGKPGKHKLVGTSPGFIPPILNQTVYDQIHQIQDVDAYEIARRLAQKEGILVGPSAGASCYAAIEVAKTLTPNEVVICIAPDTGERYLSSDLFAFKD, from the coding sequence ATGAAATTTGTAGAAAATGTCGCAGATTTAATCGGTGATACCCCATTGGTAAAATTAAATAAAATCAATCCTCCAAATGGAGCACTAGTATATGTAAAGCTTGAATACTTTAACCCAAGCCGAAGTGTAAAAGACCGGGCTGCCTTCGAAATGATTAAACAAGCCGAGCAATCCGGATTATTAAAACCAGGAGCTACCATCATTGAGCCAACTAGCGGAAATACTGGAATCGGCCTAGCGATGAATGCAGCCGCAAGAGGATATAGCGCAATTCTTGTAATGCCTGATAGCGCCACAAAGGAAAGGATTAATCTTTTAAAAGCATATGGAGCCAAAGTCGTGCTTACCCCTGCGGATGAAAGAATGCCCGGCGCCATTAAAAAGGCAGAAGAGCTTGCCAAGGAGATTCCAAACAGCTATATCCCGATGCAATTTGAAAACGATGCAAACCCTGAAGCCCATCGGCACTCAACAGCCTTAGAGATTGTCGAGGCAATGAAACAGCTTGGCAAGCCTTTATCAGCCTTCGTCGCGACTTCAGGAACAGGAGGCACCATTACTGGAACTGGCGAAGTCTTAAAGGAACATTTTCCTGAATTAAAGGTTCATGTAGTGGAACCAGCTGGTTCACCAGTATTATCAGGCGGAAAACCTGGCAAACACAAGCTTGTTGGTACGAGTCCAGGATTTATCCCGCCAATATTAAACCAAACGGTCTATGATCAAATTCACCAAATTCAAGATGTCGATGCTTATGAAATAGCAAGAAGGCTTGCGCAAAAAGAAGGGATCCTCGTTGGCCCGTCTGCAGGGGCCTCTTGCTATGCTGCGATTGAAGTAGCAAAGACGTTAACGCCAAATGAGGTTGTGATTTGTATAGCACCTGATACCGGTGAACGATACCTATCCAGCGATTTATTTGCGTTTAAAGATTAG
- the thpR gene encoding RNA 2',3'-cyclic phosphodiesterase: MSHHYFFAVPLPPRTKKVIKEKCDQLSNILPFHKWVHIEDYHITLAFLGGIELAKVEQAILEMSSPLQKLTPFSLSLHSFGTFGKPSQPRIFWVGIEKNQFLHQTRSIVFESCEKVGFQLETRPFSPHITVARKWRGTENFDSHLLKEAELSDNFIVDRVVLYQTHLDRIPKYEVIETITFNK, translated from the coding sequence ATGTCTCATCATTATTTTTTTGCGGTACCACTCCCGCCCCGAACAAAAAAGGTTATAAAAGAAAAGTGTGATCAATTATCGAACATCCTCCCCTTTCATAAATGGGTCCATATCGAGGATTATCACATCACATTAGCCTTTTTAGGCGGAATTGAGCTTGCTAAAGTCGAGCAGGCTATTCTGGAGATGTCATCTCCCTTACAGAAGCTTACTCCCTTTTCTTTATCGCTTCATTCTTTTGGTACGTTTGGGAAGCCTTCACAGCCGAGAATTTTTTGGGTTGGTATTGAAAAAAATCAATTTCTTCACCAAACGCGATCGATTGTGTTTGAAAGCTGTGAAAAGGTTGGATTTCAATTAGAAACAAGGCCGTTTTCACCGCATATTACAGTAGCTCGAAAGTGGAGGGGCACGGAAAATTTTGATTCACATCTTTTAAAAGAGGCTGAACTATCCGATAATTTTATTGTAGATAGAGTTGTTTTGTATCAGACTCATTTAGATCGCATACCCAAATATGAAGTAATCGAGACGATTACATTTAATAAGTAA
- a CDS encoding nuclease-related domain-containing protein, whose translation MAQLIKLYDYISRYEQDVYSYPSRFIRLKKKQWERLLNRWKNEELLPQSEQAGGVPEKRKARHIISKLTFRFGRKKEKATIRGTGLEWNIHGEEEAALDPYQNSLIQHVQNEEELKQYFLDHLFRLQIKWASSTLTSQSFPDIKFSTDGNLKYLLQRFPDHCLVLYQPIFLLKKAPFESDTLIITPTAIWCISFLEEEENAVFVGTKEHFWVKKGADKEKKILNPLVGLDRTEKVIKDLLAKQGSLFPIKKAVICRNGYIDYPSAPFGVELLEKRNYTDWFEKMRSERAPIKSEQLKAAKVLLDTVQSIYSDRVEWN comes from the coding sequence ATGGCTCAGCTTATCAAACTTTACGACTATATTTCTCGATATGAGCAGGATGTATACAGCTATCCCTCCCGTTTCATTCGTTTGAAAAAAAAGCAGTGGGAACGTTTGTTGAACCGCTGGAAGAATGAGGAGCTTCTTCCGCAAAGTGAACAGGCAGGAGGTGTTCCTGAAAAGCGGAAAGCAAGACATATTATTTCAAAGCTAACATTCAGGTTTGGAAGAAAAAAAGAAAAAGCGACGATTAGGGGAACCGGACTTGAGTGGAATATACATGGTGAAGAAGAGGCTGCTTTGGATCCGTATCAAAATTCGCTAATCCAGCATGTACAAAATGAAGAAGAACTAAAACAGTATTTTTTAGACCATCTTTTTCGGCTCCAAATTAAGTGGGCAAGCTCGACGCTGACGAGCCAATCGTTTCCAGATATAAAGTTTTCAACTGATGGAAATCTAAAATATTTACTGCAGCGATTTCCCGACCATTGTCTTGTACTCTATCAGCCTATTTTTCTTTTAAAAAAAGCACCGTTTGAAAGTGACACGCTTATCATTACTCCTACAGCGATTTGGTGCATTTCCTTTTTGGAAGAGGAAGAAAATGCTGTTTTTGTTGGGACAAAAGAACACTTTTGGGTTAAAAAGGGAGCCGACAAGGAGAAAAAAATACTCAATCCGCTTGTAGGACTTGACCGAACAGAAAAGGTGATAAAGGATCTTCTTGCGAAACAAGGAAGTTTGTTCCCGATTAAAAAAGCGGTTATATGCAGGAATGGATATATTGATTATCCATCTGCACCGTTCGGAGTGGAATTACTCGAAAAAAGAAATTACACGGATTGGTTTGAAAAAATGAGAAGTGAAAGAGCTCCGATTAAATCTGAGCAGCTCAAGGCTGCTAAAGTTCTGCTGGACACTGTCCAATCGATATACTCAGATCGGGTGGAATGGAATTGA
- a CDS encoding diacylglycerol/lipid kinase family protein produces MGNHFVFILNPNAKNGQSLAVWKKVESELREKGVLYEVYQTAAPLHATKIVESVLEQPDFNGIIVAVGGDGTIHEVINGIESVRQPVTCLPVGSGSDFARGFHIPRKGKHFCKWLTESRFSLEAIDLGIFQIDTSSGKFVNNIGTGFDAVVAGSVNQSRVKKWFNKWKIGKLVYVYFLIKHLFTFKPTSAYITVDGQIFSFDKVWFLTVSNHPYFGGGMKISPASNPKDGVLEMTIVHDLTRWKLLFLFITVFWGGHTKLKEVTLLKGNDFYIETTEPQPIHADGEIVGKGTFHVQIKKAGLNLLKP; encoded by the coding sequence ATGGGGAATCATTTTGTCTTTATCCTTAATCCTAATGCAAAAAACGGACAAAGTCTTGCCGTATGGAAAAAAGTTGAATCCGAATTGCGCGAAAAAGGAGTTCTATATGAGGTTTATCAAACTGCAGCACCACTCCATGCGACAAAAATTGTGGAGTCTGTTTTAGAACAACCTGATTTCAATGGTATTATCGTAGCAGTAGGCGGAGACGGTACAATTCATGAAGTCATAAATGGGATTGAATCAGTTCGTCAGCCTGTGACTTGTTTGCCAGTTGGCAGCGGCAGCGATTTTGCCAGGGGATTTCATATTCCCCGAAAAGGAAAGCATTTCTGCAAATGGCTGACTGAGTCAAGATTTTCCTTAGAAGCTATTGATCTGGGGATTTTTCAAATTGATACAAGTTCAGGGAAATTTGTTAATAATATAGGCACAGGCTTTGATGCTGTTGTTGCCGGAAGTGTCAATCAATCGAGAGTCAAGAAATGGTTCAATAAATGGAAAATCGGAAAACTGGTGTATGTTTATTTTTTAATCAAGCATTTATTTACATTTAAGCCAACTAGTGCCTATATAACGGTAGATGGACAAATCTTTTCATTTGATAAAGTTTGGTTCCTGACAGTTTCAAATCACCCTTATTTTGGCGGAGGAATGAAAATTTCACCTGCTTCTAATCCTAAAGATGGTGTGCTTGAAATGACGATTGTTCATGATCTCACGCGCTGGAAGTTATTATTCCTGTTTATTACCGTTTTTTGGGGGGGACATACGAAATTAAAAGAAGTGACTTTACTAAAGGGAAATGATTTTTACATTGAAACGACAGAACCCCAGCCGATTCATGCTGATGGAGAAATTGTTGGGAAGGGTACTTTCCATGTTCAAATTAAAAAAGCGGGACTTAACTTATTGAAACCTTAA
- a CDS encoding phosphotransferase family protein produces MEYLFDQNWEIEPAGGATGEAFFAHSKEQKLFLKRNSSPFLAVLSAEGIVPKLVWTKRLENGDVITAQHWIHGRVLEAADMKNEEVAKLLRKIHRSKALLNMLKRLGKAPLNPEKMLMELSFRLSPDLQASPIVQESLAYLKTEVKYISHSEYVVCHSDVNHHNWMLSAENELYLIDWDGALIGDPAIDLGSLLYWYIPEAKWGEWLEQYGIALTDHLKLRMKWYVIAQTLHTIQWLKNKKNLDEADYWLRYLNAVLS; encoded by the coding sequence TTGGAATATTTATTTGATCAAAATTGGGAAATAGAGCCTGCCGGCGGTGCGACCGGAGAGGCCTTTTTTGCTCATAGCAAGGAGCAGAAGCTTTTCTTAAAAAGAAATTCTTCACCGTTTTTAGCAGTTTTATCGGCTGAAGGAATTGTCCCTAAGCTCGTATGGACAAAAAGACTTGAAAATGGAGATGTCATTACTGCTCAACATTGGATTCATGGCCGGGTACTTGAAGCAGCAGATATGAAAAATGAAGAAGTTGCAAAGCTTTTGCGAAAAATCCATCGATCAAAAGCCTTATTAAATATGCTAAAAAGATTGGGAAAAGCACCGCTTAATCCAGAGAAGATGCTGATGGAATTGTCCTTTAGATTAAGCCCAGATCTTCAGGCTTCTCCAATCGTTCAGGAATCCTTGGCTTATTTAAAAACAGAAGTAAAGTATATTTCCCATTCCGAATATGTCGTGTGCCATTCAGATGTTAATCATCATAATTGGATGCTTTCTGCCGAAAATGAGCTCTATCTGATAGATTGGGACGGGGCGTTAATCGGAGATCCAGCGATCGACTTAGGCTCACTACTTTATTGGTATATACCTGAAGCGAAGTGGGGAGAATGGCTTGAGCAATATGGAATAGCTTTAACAGACCATTTAAAGCTAAGAATGAAATGGTATGTCATTGCTCAAACCCTTCATACTATTCAGTGGTTAAAAAATAAGAAAAATTTAGATGAAGCGGATTATTGGCTTCGTTATTTGAATGCAGTTCTTAGTTAA
- a CDS encoding YtzH-like family protein, producing MPLNRLDQINLLKDILSNHTADCCGSVTECEQVERLVKSLMAQHNLDGNVIALLEEIYNYSQEGIQSSNLDSHITTYQPKLTQWVEEMNELY from the coding sequence ATGCCACTAAACAGACTAGATCAAATCAACTTGCTAAAAGATATATTATCAAACCACACAGCAGATTGCTGCGGTTCTGTTACAGAATGTGAACAGGTGGAACGCTTAGTTAAATCTTTAATGGCCCAGCACAACCTGGATGGAAATGTCATCGCCCTTCTCGAAGAAATTTATAATTATAGTCAGGAAGGAATTCAGTCTTCGAATCTGGACAGTCATATTACCACCTATCAGCCCAAGCTGACTCAGTGGGTGGAAGAAATGAATGAATTATATTAA
- the trmB gene encoding tRNA (guanosine(46)-N7)-methyltransferase TrmB, protein MRMRNKPWAKEKMMEYPQYVIQNPEEHRGKWKELFEKEAPLHIEIGTGKGRFITEMAKAHPDTNFIGIELSDNVLVSALDRLIEAEVPNLKLLNVNAKNLPQYFEEGEVDRIYLNFSDPWPKTRHEKRRLTYKDFLALYESILKPNGEIHFKTDNQGLFEYSLVSFSHYGLLLNYVSLDLHNSGMEGNIMTEYEEKFSNKGNRIYRCEAQFPDGQRA, encoded by the coding sequence ATGAGAATGAGAAACAAGCCATGGGCAAAGGAAAAAATGATGGAGTATCCTCAATATGTAATTCAAAATCCAGAAGAACATCGAGGGAAATGGAAAGAACTTTTTGAGAAGGAAGCGCCCTTGCATATTGAAATCGGAACTGGGAAAGGGCGGTTTATTACAGAAATGGCAAAAGCCCATCCGGATACGAATTTTATTGGCATCGAGCTTTCAGATAACGTTTTGGTTTCCGCCTTGGACCGATTAATTGAGGCTGAAGTCCCTAATTTAAAGCTTTTAAATGTTAATGCGAAAAATCTCCCTCAATATTTTGAAGAAGGGGAAGTTGACAGGATCTATTTAAATTTTTCTGATCCGTGGCCAAAGACGCGGCACGAAAAACGCAGGTTAACCTATAAAGATTTCCTTGCACTTTATGAATCGATTTTAAAACCAAATGGAGAAATTCATTTTAAAACAGATAACCAGGGTCTTTTTGAGTATTCATTAGTTAGCTTTTCCCATTATGGTTTACTCTTGAATTATGTGAGCCTCGATCTTCATAATAGCGGTATGGAAGGCAATATTATGACTGAATATGAAGAAAAATTTTCGAACAAAGGAAACCGGATTTATCGTTGTGAAGCTCAGTTTCCAGATGGGCAGAGAGCGTGA
- a CDS encoding YtnP family quorum-quenching lactonase → MEKLQFGSYSLTWLNGGVTNMDGGAMFGVVPKPLWSKKYKVNEKNQIELRTDPILVQDGKQNILIEAGIGNGRFSEKQLRNYGITEESSIDQSLAQLGLTKKDIDKVVMTHMHFDHATGLTDIEDGKYISAFPNAVIYTSKVEWDEMRNPNIRSRNTYWKENWEAIGQQVETFEGELEVAPGFKMIHTGGHSDGHSILLLEQGDEFMIHMADLMPTHAHENVLWVLAYDDYPMTSIAKKQKYITYGKEKQAWFIFYHDSDYRAVRFNPSGEIIESIKRDKGQNKS, encoded by the coding sequence ATGGAGAAATTACAATTCGGTTCGTATTCACTGACATGGTTAAATGGCGGCGTTACCAATATGGATGGCGGCGCTATGTTCGGTGTTGTTCCAAAACCATTATGGTCGAAAAAATATAAAGTCAATGAAAAAAACCAAATCGAGCTTCGGACAGATCCTATTCTCGTTCAGGATGGGAAGCAAAATATTCTGATTGAAGCCGGGATTGGCAATGGGAGATTTTCCGAAAAACAACTGCGAAATTATGGGATTACCGAAGAATCCTCAATTGATCAATCATTAGCTCAGTTAGGACTTACAAAAAAAGATATTGATAAAGTTGTCATGACGCATATGCATTTTGATCATGCTACGGGATTAACTGATATTGAAGATGGCAAGTACATTTCTGCATTTCCGAATGCGGTTATTTATACCTCAAAAGTCGAATGGGATGAAATGAGAAACCCTAATATTCGTTCCCGCAACACATATTGGAAGGAAAATTGGGAGGCAATCGGGCAGCAAGTGGAAACATTTGAAGGAGAGTTGGAGGTTGCTCCAGGTTTTAAAATGATCCATACAGGAGGCCATAGTGACGGTCATTCTATTCTTCTGTTGGAACAGGGTGATGAATTCATGATTCATATGGCTGACTTAATGCCTACTCATGCACATGAAAATGTCCTGTGGGTCCTTGCTTATGATGATTATCCGATGACTTCCATTGCGAAAAAGCAAAAATATATTACATATGGGAAAGAAAAACAGGCGTGGTTTATTTTTTATCACGATTCAGATTATCGCGCTGTCCGGTTTAATCCAAGCGGGGAAATTATTGAAAGTATTAAAAGGGACAAAGGACAGAATAAATCATAA